GTTTGGCAGCGAAGTCGTCAGTGTCCTCGTTGAGCAGGGCGACAGCCACATTGCTGCATCGGAGCGCCGACAAGATGCAGCGCCTCTTGTCGCGTTGGGATCGTCGAGATTGCCGCCTCGCTGGCCTCGCATAGTCTCGCGATGGAATCGCTGTCTTGCTGAAGAAAGACAGAAGCGTCAGTTAGAAACGGTCCACGAGTAGCATGCTGCCTGCCTGCTGAGTACAAGTTCTCGAACGAAGCCTTGCAGACGTGGGGGTCTTAGCCATGACAAGGGGGGGGGGGCTGCTCTGCGGCTATGGCCGTGTCAGACGCAGGGGTTTGACAGCTGGATCGACAGTCGCTTCTGCCTCTCCACATTATGTGCAAGGGCCCAGCCCGATAGCCTGCGATTCTGAAACTGCCTGTTTAGGAAGTTGAGGAAGGCGAACGAAAACCATCCATGATGGTTCAGCCAAGCAAATCTATCGGACAGGTGGCTTAGGTTAAACgaacgaaaaaagaaagaaagaaagaaagaaaaaacgatagaaataaaatagatattaaaaaaactGGATCGACTTTGGAGAACATCCAAAATTACCTGTTCTTCAGCGGTGGTGCCAGACCGAAGAACGCAGTACAAATGTTCTCGGCGTGGATGAACCCACCCCTTTTTACAGTTTCACTTACGTCCATGCTAGTCCTCTCTACATTTATGTCTCATAGTGGTGCTAGACTAAGGTTCAAGTGCACATTCACCTGCAGATCGTTATACGATATTGCACATACTCTTGTACCCAGAACTGGATGTAAGAACAAGAGTTGCCCCTTTTAAGTAAGTGCAAGTTTCTCTAGTCAGACACTTATACTGGCATATCTGGCGTACAAGAGATCAATATAcaggaagaaggagaaagtGATGGACAGGGTCAAGCGTCTCCAAGTAATGCTACAGGGTGTTTACTGAGACTGACATGCCATGACATTTGACAATATTGCTTGGAGGGACGTTGGAGTCGTCACTCATGGAGTCGTCACTCATGGAGTCGGAATGTCAGACGTATTAGGGACTGGTGAACAAACCTGATGTTCCCTGTGTGACTAGACATGACCCATTGAAGCCCACTGTTGCAGACAGGAATCCCCTGACTTCTCTGATCTCCTGCGTGGCTCATCGTTAGCCCCGGTGgatggatatggatatgCATGTATGTAGCTATATAGATACCATGCCGTGCTCGCCGTACACCTACCAAACAGGTCAGCTTTGCGAGGGCCCATCTTTGCAGCTCGAGGTGGCTACTGTCCTCATCCTGGTATCTAGCATCCGCATGGCCCTGGATACTGTACCGATATGGTACTCGGTTCTTCACGACCTTGCCTTGCGTTAACTACACACCCCTTCTCTGAAATCCGTCACCCTTACCTAGCGGGACCAGACCAGTGCAGAGCCTGGTGGTCTTTCGTTGACATCTGTCGCCCTCCCCCTATTATTGTTATTATCTCGTATGGAGCTTTATCAAATATCCAGTCTACCTGACTCGAGCCCAACTCAACCAGACGCTGCATGGTCTGTTCTAACGACTCGGTATTCGGAGCCAACTTGGTGGGACTACGTTACGTTGTTGGTCGTACAATCGAAGTTCCGTCGTTCAGAATCCGACCAGCCATTACCCCTATACTCCCTTGTCCTTCCTTCTGAGCCTGTTCCATCATCCCCCAAGAAGCAACGGTCCATAGCGACATTCCTCCTTTCTGGCGTATAGCCCTCCTCCGGCCCCGATTAAAGTTCTTGTTTCCGGTCCACTGGACAAGCCTGGATTAGGTCTTACATGAGCGCGAGACATTTCAGTACTGAGGTCCCACTCAACCTGGACCCTTGTCTTCGCCGATTTTCTATAGCCCACCTTTGACCATTCCTTCTCAACCATCGccaatattatatatatatatacatacatTGTCACCCAGCTGATTCAAGTCTTTTGTATTTTAGAAACCTCTTGGTTCTCAGATCGAGCTTAGTCACGACATATTACGATCTCTGCTTTATGTACAATCTAATCTCAACGCCTCATACTACCCATCGATCTTTCTCAGCCTGTCAGCGATCTACCCAACTCTTGTCTATCCAACTCTTATTTACTGCTTACCCTTTTCACCATTTTCAACATATTTGCCTCAAAGACACGTCGACACTTGCCAAAGACAAACATGGAACCAATGAAATCGGTCGGGAACGAGCCTTTTACCCATAGATATCAGTGTGACTGGCAGTTGTGCACAAAGGTTTGTTGCTTAAAAGTCCGCAGTCCGGAATTTTCTTGCTAACCTCTAATGCAGAGCTTTCGCCGAAAGTGTGATTTAAAAAGACATTATTGTACACATACTAATCACCGGCGTTATGAATGCTCTGTTAATGGATGCGGGAAAAGATTTATTCAGCGAAGTGCGTTGACTATTCATTTTCGAACGCACACAGGGGAAAAGCCGTATGAGTGTCAGCACATCGGTTGTGGCAAACGATTCTGTGATGTGAGTGCAGAACAACTCCAGTGACTGATACGTAACTGTAGCTAATCAACAAACGCAGGGTTCTTCTCTCGGGCGGCACCAGAAAGTACACAACAAAAAGCGAACGTATAGATGCGCCCTCGATGGCTGCTCTGAGAGGTAAGTCACGATAACCTCATCAACAGAATCCTTTGCTGACAGGCAACCTAGGTTTCGGGGAAAGGCTACTATGGTCAAGTATCAACGGGGATTGCACAGGCAAGGCATGAACCGAGATGATGTCGACCACTGCCCCTCGGGttctgatgatgacgagtctCCTTCCCTCTCCAGCACTCTTCCATGGCCTGTTTGCCTCGCGACGTGGCTTCCATGGGTCAAGCAGCAACTCCAAACGGCACGCTCCATCGTGCACCCTCTGACGCCGACTCCGAGACGCAGGTTTGTGGGTACCGTATGCCATACCGTTATGAGGACTGTCATGAAATTCCCACCGCTGTGCCTCATGAGTATCATGGGCCTACAGTGCACGAACAACACATCGACGCTCAACTTGGTCATCCATCCGGAGCCATGCCACACCAGGCGTACTACGTAACCGAGCAAGGGATCCCTGGCGTTTCCACGATGGCAAGCTCATTGCCTACTCATTACCACTTATCGCAACAAGTGGAGCCACTTGCCTTGGAGACGCCGAAGTCGGCTCCAGGAATTTCGGCGTCGATCCAGAGCAGCCCCAGCACCTTTTATCCAACCTCTGTTCCTGGCCCTATCGTCGAGGACGGCTTCTATACGTACCAAACTGCATACGCAACAGCGGAGTATCAAGCGGCTACGATTCAATACCATCAGCATGCCCAGCAACACACGGTACAGCCTCAGCAGCCGGCGGTGTCGGAACCACAGCATACACCTGATACGACTGAACAATACTATCCACCATCAGTACACCCGCAACAAGAGCAATGGACTCACTACGACCCTTCAATCGAAGTTACAACCATCGGACAGCAACCCGCGCACGGGAGTGTAGCATATCACAACTGGACCACGCTCCCCAAACATAATCCTTGTTGGTATTTTTGAAGAGTATATACCCATCGGAACTTTTATCGGAAGAGAGCTGGATGCAATATCGCCCAAAATTATCAGTCTTTCTTTAGGGCTTATAGGAGACGTCATCCACGATTCGAAACGCCGTCATTGCGTGTTTTGCGATACCTTGTGCGATTCGAGTCCAGCAATATTCTTTCCCCCTTGTTGTCAACCGTTGCTGCCGCAGCATCTGCAACTTAGGACCATAGGCGTTACGGTGGCTCAGTCTTACTATTCGGATCCTATAGCTTAGATTCTTCAAGTGACAGCCCATCATGCTTGAGCAGTATCCCTGATTTTGTCTAAtttgttttcttgtttttcAGAGCAATAAATAGAACCACTACCTTGCATAAGTTTTGAGCATAATCCACATGTATAATACGACTAACTTGTTTGCTGTCACGGCAAGTGCTAATGAATAGTTTTTGCTGAGCCTGTCTTCCGGAAGCCCCTATGCCACAATGCCATGAGAGGAGCGATATCATGTCATGAAAACCCTCAGCCTCGCAACTTTCATTGCTCACTgggaaaaggcaaaggcggaaaaaaaaaaccatcCAAAATTGTCTGTTCTTCGACGGCGGGTCCGGACCGGGGATGAAGTCGCCCCCACTTTTACACTTGCGCTTGTGTCCAAAATAGACCTTTCTACCTATCTGTCTCCAATGGTACAATACCGAGATTGAAGTGCATACATATGTGCAGGTCGTTGTACAATGTTGCACACAAATTATTGTATACAGAGGTTCATGCCACGACCAGAGCTGATCGAATTTCTTTGCAAACCTCAACCGACAAAAAAAATCCTCTCTGTTGAAAAACTTCACAAGATGACGCTATTGGACACTTCTGCGCCTCCCAGCGCGTACTGGCCTTGCACTGTCAGCCCTCAGAACACGGCTCGGCCTGATGGGAGTCATGGGTCAATGGCTTTCAGTAACGCTCCAGAGCAGCAACACGGCTCGATACTTGACACGAGTATCTACGTCAACCCTGCCGCCTTACAGTTGACGACCACGGCACCTCCCCAAGACGGGCACATAAAACCAGATACACTCCAATGGGTTATGAAAGAACAGGAAGAACACGATCAGAGGCGTCAAGAACCCAGACAGCTGATGCCCGCTCCTATCCCCTCTCCAACGGTGGTTCAGGGGCCTCCCCCGGCCTCGACCGGAAGCGTCGAGCACCGGTCTGGGCAGTTACGAGGGTTACCCGCACCACTGAGGCATCGAAGACCGAGAACGTGCCAGCAGCAATTACAGATGATGACCACCTGGCGCTTCCCACATTATCAACACGCTCAACCACGGGGAGGTTTGGCAGGACATCCAAACAGGCAAAGCACCGGCGGAACCATTATCCCGCACCACGCGGGCCTGCAGAGAGGCGTAATGGTTCAGACAATAAATGGCCAAATAAGCCACTATCCGTCGAGTATTCGAAATCCATTGAATCGAAGGTCTACAATGCCGCGAGTTACTTTACCTCCCATCAGAAAGCAGTTGCCCGACATGTTTCCGGCACAAACAGAGCAGCTAGAGACGGATTCAACGATAGTGCAAGGAAAAGAGTAGAGAACATGACGTACCGTGTATACAATGGCCGATCGTCTCTGTAAAGAACTGTTGAAACCCTAGTCAGACGTGAAAATGGAAAGTGAAAAAGTGAAAACGTGGGAATATAAgataagaaagtaaaaaagtaaaaaagtaaaacagtaaaaaagtaaaaaagtaaaaaagtaaaaaagtaaaaaagtaaaaaagtaaaaaagtaaaaagtaaaaaaagtaaaaagtaaaaagtaaaaagtaaaaagtaaaaagtaaacgtcaccatcatcgtcactaCCAGCCTCACCGCCACCAGAGGCAAGCCCAGGTTCGGGGCCGCATAAGAAACGCAAAGTAGGTAGCTCGCGACGAATGGATTGACGTCACCACTCAATTATCAACAGATGACGAGGAACTGCAACGAAAAAGCACACTAAATTCAGTGACTGAGCAAGCCGATAAAATTAACTCACAGCTGACAAAAAACGAAAGATTGTGTGACAATACTATATGTATCGTCAGTGAAGTCTTCAAGCTTGGCCTCCCGTCATCAAAGACCCCGATACAGATTCTGGATCCCGTGCGGTTTGACGTCGATGGAGAAAAGATCCCGTCCAAACTAAAGAACATCCCGAAGCCGGGCGATGAGATATATATCCCCTTACATCACAAGAGTTCCAGCCACTGGACGCTCTGCGTTTTGGTATCCGAATCTGACTATGAAGCTGATTCCGGATCCAAGTCTGTTCGCTTAGACTTCTACGACTCTttggaagatgcagcacgTTCGGAGCAAGTAAAGGTCTTTTTCATACGGTGGATCAAAGAGCACTACCCTCATTACACAACTGCGTTCTATAGGAAGGTAGAACTCCAACCTCCTCACTTTTCACTACTCGGCGCGTCTGACCTGAATAGAAATCTGCACAGCAAAAGGATGGCACAAGTTGCGGAATATTCGTTCTAGAGACAATGAGGCGCTTTATTACACCACAAGACGTGACGCGAACTATAAAGCCGATGAATGTGAGGGAGAATTTCCTGGGCATGATCACTTCACTCGATACAAACTCACCATCGCTTTCGACGACATTACCGGTGGTAGAGAGGATCAAAGCATTGCATGGAAAATCCAACAAACCGACGATCATGGCCAGCTCACCTCTTCCCGCCCAGCAACCATCAAGCATCCTACCTTGTCAATATATCATCACCCAGATCAGGACACTGATCGTGTCAGAGGAACATCCATCACAGATCAGCTGTCTTGTGCCCAAAGAGAGTGCCAGCGGATCgccgaagaagaaaaagcgtGTCGGAAGTGAGCTTAGAGACGCCGAAAAGGAGTTGGACACTGCGATCATCGAAGCGGGGGCTACTGAGAAAGCGTTCAACACGATCTCAGAATCCACCAGAGCGGACGAGACAGTGAATCCTTTGTTGGCCGGCACGAGAAGACAAGCAGCAGAAGACGAAAATAGGCGGATCGCCAATGACGAGCGGAATACCCATGCCGGGAAAGCTCGATTGAGTCAGACCCTTGTATTGCTGAACCAGATTCACAGTGCAGCATCGAACCTTGTGCAAGCAGATCGAGATGATCGTGACGAGAGGATTGCAGAAGCGATGAATAACGCTCGACGTGTATCTTCGGAAGGAGTTGAGAGGGCGAAAAGAGAAGTAGAGGAGCTAAGAAAGCAAGTGGCGGATCTCAAGACAAGAAGGTTTGACATGGAAGCACTTGCCCTTGTTTGTCGCGGATTGTCAAATCTTCAACAGAAAGATGGAGGGGAGGTTGGCATGCCGTGATCTCGACGATATTCGTACATCCAGGGTGATATGGGAACAGCGACGAGAAATCTCGAAGAGGGTGTGGATCAAGCCGGTTTTGATCTGCTATCTTCTCGAAAATTTCTGTTCTTTGATAGAATACATGTTTGCCGCGCCGGAAGTGAATTGGCTGTTCTTCTGTTCTTTGAACAAGCTTGCACTCTGAGTTGCAGGGTACGGCGGTCAAACCGAAGACTCCCATTCACCATACAGCCTGATGAATCAGGACGAACCCAACTCGTTAAACGACTCATTTACTCAAGCGCCTTccagatatatatatatatatatatcatcCGCATAGGTGGCCAAAAAACCAGACCGCTCGCTAGAACTGCCAAGAATGTTCACTCCCTCCTGGGCATCCCGGTGTGCCATACACGCCACCTACCATCCATAACACAACGTCGACGAACCACCAGATCCCACCAGCACCGAGAGTCAAGAGCTTGAACACGGCTAGAGGCCAGTGGTGGGCGTAGAACTGATCGATACCAAGCGATCCCAAGAGAAAAGCAAGAAGCATTGCCGTTCGCTCCTGCCGGTAGCACGTGGCGGTCGATGGACGCTCATCAAAACCCCCCCAAGACCTCCCTTTCAGATCCAAAGGTTTCTCAATGGTGCCTGTTTGTTTGTCATTGGTTGTAAGACGATGACGCATAGCGAGGCTGGAAGGTGAAGTTGACATACCGGTTATCCCACAAGTGATGACTCCCAGTACGATCACAGAATAGACCGTCAAGAGCAACCTCCAATGCCTTTGCACTAGGCACATTCGCTCTCCTAGCCAGGAAGTGCTCCTGACATGTTCGGAACGATCTCGATCATCTCGGGTAGTACTCATGACAGCAGGAAGAGCCATTCGAAAGGCACAGCAATTACTACGGGTGGGGTGTTTCGTGAAGATATGAAGATGATAGCAGGGATTCGATTGTCTGGTAGCTTATTAGACTGGGCTAGGCCGTAAAGTATAGGTAGAGTTGAGAGTTGACCAACCTATAAGTGATGCTCCGTAGACTGCCTCTGATTTAATTccttgatgagaagaagaagggagagaagaagaagaggaggaagaggaagaggaagaggaagaggaagaggaagaggaagaggaagaggaagaggaagaggaagaggaagaggaagaggaagaggaagaggaagaggaagaggaagaggaagaggaagaggaagaggaagaggaagaggaagaggaagaggaagagggggagggggaggagggggaggaaGATGGAGGAGACGAAGTCCTGTGTTGAATTTTGCCGGAGCTGTTTCTGGCCGGAATACTTGCTAGACTTTTCATACTTTCACCTACAGCTGTCCAAACTATTGCCGATTCAGGATGGGATTATCGACTTTGGCATTCAGGCCATAGATGGCTGTCTTGGGAAGGGTAATTAAGGTGATGTTAACGATCCGGCGTGATCCCTAAGTGCCTGCAAGAACCCAAAGACTGTATGTAACCATTACTCTCATTGTCCTCGGATTAGGTGTCAGTAAAACCTGCTGATTGGTTCTAGGGTTAGTATTTGTAGCTTCTAGTTGTAAAACAATAATAGGTTCTTCTTTGCTCTTATGGTTTCTCATAAGCAGTCTTGTTGCTCAGTCGGATGTTTGAACCTTAAGTCTCATATGGATGAAACCTTGTAGTATAGCCCATTTTTGGAAGACTACACGGCACTGCGTTGTTGACATGATGGCCAATGATGAGCCCCAAGACCATATAGAGAGACCAGGCTGGACCAAGGCATAGGCTTGTGAAATGTAAAACTCGGTACTCGATACTGCCGTGACAGGTTTACGCTGGCGTCGACCGACACTGGTGTTCTCTACAGGGCTTTGGGAGAAACGAATGTCTGCATGACAGATATCGTTCAGAAGTTAACAACGTAAAGAAAGATCTCAGACCCAGCTAGTTAGACGCAGCTACAGCAGTAAATGTTTACTACTTGTGCATGTCACTGATACAAGCACCATGAGACTCACATCGGTACAGGCAAGTCCAGATCCCTTTCTACTGAATATAACATATCGATTCCCGTCCAACATGGCTCATAACGTACCCCCATTTCCAAACAGTTCACTTGCATATCACGCGATTTCGTACCCGACGGGGCTCGGTGGAGCGCGAGAACCTGTTCTCTCTTGTGATGCCGAGCCCGTCCTCCCGGTCGTGTACTTGATCGTAATAAGGACCTTCggcttcatcgtcatccaaACAGCACATGGCAACCAAGGTTTTGATCTTTCGCCTAGCCCACAAAGATAACACGGTCAAAATGATGAGCAAGACGAGTATTTCTGAAGCGAATAAAACGATGAGCTCATTCGGGAAATTGTTGGTGTACCATAGTAATACGCCAGCTATGGCTTCCAGCATGGCGATATCAAATAAGAACAAAGGCACCCAAGACATGATGACGTCTGACCTCTCGTATCGACCGTTTACGGACCCGCAGTTGAATTGAAGGAAGCCAATGATGACGACGGCGGCGACGGCTGTGATGGCGGCACTAGCCAGTAGAGCCGCTGCCGTGAGCGCCGGGCCGCTCAGTCCGTCTGCTTGCGATAGACCAAACATTGTGAAGCCCAGAGATAGTACCGCTAGTGAAGCCACGAGAAGTAGAAAGCCATTGTAAAAACGCACGACTAAGCCAGCAATGGATGTTGGAGGGTCGAATTCTGTATTTACCGTGGGCGTTAAATCATCTTACGTCATCCAGTCAAGCAATCCGACATCTTTGGAAGACTCACCTCTAAACCTGTTCATTTTGTAGGAAGGAATCTGTGGGTTCGTATTCAGAGACCAAGTTGCACCAGATATTGGCGCTCATTCGTGGTGATATAATGCAGCTGATATACATACACGACCATTCTCGAAGCGATTGAGGTGATAATGGGGTACGACTTGCTTCATATTTCCATTCACTTGTCTTTTCGTTCCATATTCCGTCCATATTCAGTTGGTTTTTTTGCCGACTAGCCAAGAAATGTCTACAGTATAATCCGTCTGGGGTGAAATCGGTCTATACATCTGCTTCAGGCCTAGGCGTCTGCCATATATGGACGAATGATACCTTGCTTTGACTTCCCTAAGAATGAAGTGCCCCCTTTAAGCAAAACGAGTCAAGTACAGGCCACCTCCCCTAAGACCGATGTTAAGATCTGTGGCCGTGGTACAGTACTGAGCATCTGTACAGTAAAGGGCGAAATCGGTTGTCCCTTTTCCTCTGTCTTTGGTTCATACCCCACCGGACATTTTAGCCGATGGTGTGTTGATCAAACAGTTACTTTTCAATATTCATACaatattaaagtactttTCACCTCTCTTATCACATTGATACCCCTAACCATCTCTGGGAAAGATTTCTCTCCGTTGTCCGCTGTTGGCGAAACACTGATCCGACGGACGAAAGTCTGTCCGATGGAGATAAGGGTCACTAGGGAGCTGTGCGTGGTCGTGAGACATTGTGTACCCAGGCAGAACGTAGGCAGCAATATACTAACTTAAGCATAATTCAAACTATTGTATGTAATCTCAGCACAAGAAAGCCCACAACATTGAAGTACCTAAATGGCCCAACAATTCAACGACAGAAACAACTAACCTCTTCTCATGTTACACTTGCAACATCAATAAAACTCCCATATAACATAAGATggctcaagaccaagacatgTCTGACAGTCCCAAGCTGCCATCGTCGGGAACAAAAACCACCATCAGGTCTACAGAGACCCTCGCAGACAATGCGGACATCCCCAACATCGAGATGGGTAGTTTCGTTACCAGGGACTCAGGATCCAAACAGCGCCCAAACTACGGGTCAACGGCTCATGTTCATACTAAGGATGGTGGGAAAGCGCATGCCTTAGCTATGATCTGGTCGTTGGTGTACGGTTCGACAAACCTTGACATGAATAGGGCGATAAAAGAATTTCTCGTGGGTAATGACCGCTTGGTTTTCATTCCTTGCTAGTGCCAGGATCGCTCTTGCCATTCATGTTCACTCAGTTTTGTTCTCCACTTGGACTTCCACAACTTCAGAATAGTGGGAAAGCGTTTGAATATGAGGCTGCCAACTTTGGCCACACCCCACGGCACCGCTCCGTGCCTGCCATGtgcttatttatttttttctacCCATGTTAATTGAGAGGGGGGGGCGCATATCCAGGTAAATAAGTGCCATTAACAGTTGTCGAGTTAAACGTTCTATCTAATGATAAATGAATGTGCATATACATGAAAGATCTTGCCACATATGTCGCTCTTAGGTGAACATATTCACTTGATAGAATATTAACCCATGTCTCCCTGTTGACCATCTAGAGTGGATACCATCTAGACTAGATTCCGACGTCCGCTCTTCGAAAATTCTTCTCTCTTTAGAAACGTCTTTGACATGCCAACAATCTCCCTATCGTCGTGTTCTGCGCATCCTGTACACCTTGCATGTAGTGGATGGTATCGTGCAATGCATCCAAATCTCTGCCCATCTCATTCATCTTGACCTGCATGCTCAAAGTCAGACCTAGAGGACCGTATCCTATCACAGCCTTCGTCTTCTCGCCAGCCATCCCAGTTGGGGTGCCGGGTTGCCCAGTCTCGGCTGGCGTTGACGCCGGTATCATCTTGGGCAAAGTAGAGGATGTAACTACAGAAGGGCCCGGGTAGTCAGGTAAGTCTCGTGGAAGACATAGGACCGGTGATCCATCCTTAGATGGAACTTTGTTCAAATCGGTCGATGGCATTCTGGTCGCAGGACCTTGTACGATATAAAATAGATGGTCACTTCGTCGACCGAGGTCGATTCGTATCGCCTGAATTTATAGTTTGTTAAGCTGGGAAAAGGCGCATGCACAGGGACGAAGTTTCGGATTTCTGCATTGATTAACTAACTCTATGATCTATCGGATGAGATGCTTGTTTTTGGCTGCCCCCGACCCTTGGAAGGCTTGTCCAGCAACACGATGATAAAGAGTAAGTCTCTGGCAATTTCCTTATCAAGGCAAGGACGAGACCACAACTTGATATGAAAAGGGCAGGGAGAAGATGAGTGAGTAGTCAGTTCTTCCACGCAGGCAAGTAATGGGCTAACAGTATGGTGGTTTCCATAACTGGTTCACATGAACGTTGTTCAGCGACGAACACCTCAGCACCCCGATACATCTCATTCAATTTGCGTTGTCTCATGCCTACTTAGGGACGGCATCGTCCAAAGTTATCGTCCAAAATAACGAACTATCTGAATCAGCCAGGACTGAACGCATCGATGACCCCCGATAAAATGCTTGATTGGTTCCCGGACACCCGATTTCAGCCGCTCAGTATCAAAGCCGTTTGTCGAGCTAACAGAAAACCACAGGACT
The genomic region above belongs to Fusarium poae strain DAOMC 252244 chromosome Unknown contig_1, whole genome shotgun sequence and contains:
- a CDS encoding uncharacterized protein (TransMembrane:3 (o39-61i111-129o135-157i)), with protein sequence MALPAVMSTTRDDRDRSEHVRSTSWLGERMCLVQRHWRLLLTVYSVIVLGVITCGITGMSTSPSSLAMRHRLTTNDKQTGTIEKPLDLKGRSWGGFDERPSTATCYRQERTAMLLAFLLGSLGIDQFYAHHWPLAVFKLLTLGAGGIWWFVDVVLWMF
- a CDS encoding uncharacterized protein (TransMembrane:3 (o14-38i58-81o87-109i)), which gives rise to MFGLSQADGLSGPALTAAALLASAAITAVAAVVIIGFLQFNCGSVNGRYERSDVIMSWVPLFLFDIAMLEAIAGVLLWYTNNFPNELIVLFASEILVLLIILTVLSLWARRKIKTLVAMCCLDDDEAEGPYYDQVHDREDGLGITRENRFSRSTEPRRVRNRVICK